Proteins encoded by one window of Collimonas fungivorans:
- a CDS encoding aldo/keto reductase, whose product MKTRTLGRNGLQVSALGLGCMGMSFGYGGADEAQSIRTLQRAVELGVTHFDTAEVYGPYTNEELVGRALKAVRGQITIATKFGFKISPHGEGVARMTGVDSRPEHVRSVVEDSLKRLGVETIDLLYQHRVDPQVAIEDTVGAMADLVRAGKVRHLGLSEVSATTLRRAHAVHPIAAVQSEYSLWSRDQEREVLPACAELSVGFVPYSPLGRGFLTGKLNSTQGLAADDYRRTLPRFQDQAMQSNRVLLDALATLADRRGCTPAQLALAWLLAQGEQIMPIPGVRQIKHLEENVAAADIVLRSDELAAIRAALPDEKIVGARYGAKELEMINL is encoded by the coding sequence ATGAAGACCCGCACATTAGGCCGCAACGGCCTGCAAGTTTCCGCACTCGGCCTCGGCTGCATGGGCATGAGTTTCGGCTACGGCGGCGCCGACGAAGCGCAGTCCATCCGCACGCTGCAGCGCGCCGTCGAACTGGGCGTCACCCATTTCGATACCGCCGAAGTCTACGGCCCGTATACCAACGAAGAACTGGTCGGACGTGCGCTCAAGGCTGTGCGCGGACAAATCACCATCGCCACCAAGTTCGGTTTCAAGATTTCGCCGCATGGCGAAGGCGTGGCGCGCATGACCGGCGTCGATAGCCGGCCGGAACATGTGCGAAGCGTCGTCGAGGATTCGCTCAAGCGGCTGGGAGTGGAAACCATCGATCTGCTGTACCAGCACCGGGTCGATCCGCAAGTGGCGATCGAGGACACGGTAGGCGCCATGGCCGACCTGGTGCGCGCCGGGAAGGTGCGCCACCTGGGCTTGTCGGAAGTCTCCGCCACTACCTTGCGGCGCGCCCACGCGGTGCATCCGATTGCCGCGGTGCAGTCTGAATATTCCCTGTGGAGCCGCGACCAGGAGCGTGAAGTGCTGCCGGCTTGCGCGGAACTGAGTGTGGGTTTTGTGCCGTACAGTCCGCTGGGCCGCGGTTTCCTGACCGGCAAACTCAACAGCACGCAGGGATTGGCGGCCGACGACTACCGCCGCACGCTGCCGCGCTTCCAGGATCAGGCGATGCAGAGCAATCGTGTCCTGCTCGATGCACTGGCGACGCTGGCCGACCGCCGCGGCTGCACCCCGGCGCAGCTGGCGCTGGCCTGGCTGCTGGCGCAAGGCGAGCAGATCATGCCTATCCCCGGGGTAAGGCAAATCAAGCATCTGGAAGAGAATGTGGCAGCGGCCGATATCGTGCTGCGGAGCGACGAACTGGCTGCCATCCGCGCTGCGCTGCCGGACGAAAAAATCGTCGGCGCACGCTATGGCGCAAAGGAACTGGAGATGATCAATCTCTGA
- a CDS encoding F0F1 ATP synthase subunit epsilon, whose product MSETQVVVVSPEGELYAGSAGLVTLPGIAGSLGILPGHTPLLTRLKPGAVHIKRVSGEDDYIYVAGGYAEIQPHSVTILADTAIRGKDLDEAKATAARQQAEERLQNLASNIDYAMAQAELAEATAQLATLAQMRRGK is encoded by the coding sequence ATGTCGGAAACTCAAGTCGTGGTCGTTAGCCCGGAAGGCGAGTTATACGCCGGCAGCGCCGGATTGGTCACTTTGCCGGGCATCGCCGGTTCGCTCGGCATCCTGCCCGGCCACACGCCGCTGCTGACCCGCCTGAAGCCAGGCGCGGTCCATATCAAGCGCGTGAGCGGCGAAGACGATTATATTTATGTCGCCGGCGGCTATGCCGAAATCCAGCCGCACTCGGTCACCATCCTGGCCGACACCGCGATCCGCGGCAAAGACCTCGACGAAGCCAAAGCCACCGCGGCCAGGCAGCAAGCCGAGGAACGCCTGCAAAACCTGGCTTCGAATATCGACTATGCCATGGCGCAGGCCGAACTGGCGGAAGCCACGGCGCAGCTGGCGACGCTGGCGCAGATGCGGCGCGGAAAATAA
- the lipA gene encoding lipoyl synthase, whose product MTTETTPSLPAETTVAAASYNPSEKQKGASKTARIPIKIIPIERLQKPDWIRVKAASPSSRFYEIKDILRANSLVTVCEEASCPNIGECFGKGTATFMIMGDKCTRRCPFCDVGHGRPDPLDVNEPENLAKTIAALKLNYVVITSVDRDDLRDGGAGHFAECIRHVRALSPNTRIEILVPDFRGRMDRALEILNLAPPDVMNHNLETAPRLYKEARPGSDYEYSLNLLKRFKALHPNTPTKSGIMVGLGETDEEVLQVMRDMRAHDVDMLTIGQYLMPSGNHLPVRRYVHPDVFKMYEEEAYKMGFAHAAVGAMVRSSYHADQQAHDAGMAVNGQ is encoded by the coding sequence ATGACCACAGAAACCACGCCGTCGCTGCCTGCCGAAACCACTGTTGCCGCCGCCAGCTACAATCCGTCCGAAAAGCAGAAGGGCGCGAGCAAGACCGCGCGCATCCCGATCAAGATCATCCCGATCGAGCGCCTGCAAAAACCGGACTGGATCCGAGTCAAGGCCGCCTCGCCGTCTTCGCGCTTCTACGAAATCAAGGATATCCTGCGCGCCAACAGCCTGGTCACGGTGTGCGAAGAAGCTAGCTGCCCGAATATCGGCGAATGTTTTGGCAAAGGCACGGCCACCTTCATGATCATGGGCGACAAGTGCACCCGCCGCTGCCCGTTCTGCGATGTCGGCCACGGCCGGCCCGATCCGCTTGACGTCAACGAGCCGGAAAACCTGGCCAAGACCATCGCTGCGCTGAAACTCAATTACGTCGTGATCACCAGCGTCGACCGCGACGACCTGCGCGACGGCGGCGCCGGCCATTTTGCCGAGTGCATCCGCCACGTGCGCGCACTGTCGCCGAACACTCGCATCGAAATCCTGGTGCCGGATTTCCGCGGCCGCATGGACCGCGCGCTGGAAATCCTCAACCTGGCGCCGCCTGACGTCATGAACCACAACCTGGAAACCGCGCCGCGCCTGTACAAGGAAGCGCGGCCAGGTTCGGACTACGAATATTCGCTGAACCTGCTGAAACGTTTCAAGGCCCTGCATCCGAACACGCCGACCAAATCCGGCATCATGGTCGGCCTCGGCGAAACCGATGAAGAAGTGCTGCAAGTGATGCGCGACATGCGCGCCCACGATGTCGACATGCTGACCATCGGCCAGTACCTGATGCCGAGCGGGAACCACCTGCCGGTGCGGCGCTATGTCCATCCTGACGTGTTCAAGATGTATGAAGAGGAAGCCTACAAGATGGGCTTTGCCCATGCCGCGGTAGGCGCCATGGTGCGCAGTTCCTACCATGCCGACCAGCAGGCGCATGACGCCGGCATGGCAGTCAACGGCCAGTAA
- the pcp gene encoding pyroglutamyl-peptidase I, whose translation MTQPTILLTGFEPFEQEPLNPSWEAVRALDGWPCAGAHVAARQLPCVFGKALQVLDQLMKELKPALVICVGQAGGRSQISLERVAINVDDARIADNAGCQPIDQAIYSDGPAAYFSTLPIKGMVKAMRAAGVPAEVSQTAGTFVCNHVFYGLMHQLAAHASKARGGFIHIPYIPSQAARHPGQPSLALETLVEGLRIALQSAMTLQQDVAEGGGQLH comes from the coding sequence ATGACCCAGCCCACTATTTTGCTCACCGGTTTTGAACCGTTCGAACAGGAGCCGCTCAATCCGTCGTGGGAGGCGGTGCGCGCCCTGGACGGCTGGCCATGCGCCGGCGCACACGTCGCGGCGCGCCAGTTGCCCTGCGTGTTCGGCAAGGCGTTGCAGGTGCTGGACCAGCTGATGAAAGAACTCAAGCCGGCCCTGGTGATCTGCGTCGGCCAGGCCGGCGGGCGCAGCCAGATATCGCTGGAACGGGTAGCGATCAATGTCGACGACGCCCGGATTGCCGACAACGCCGGTTGCCAGCCCATCGACCAGGCTATCTACAGCGATGGCCCGGCAGCGTATTTTTCGACGCTGCCGATCAAGGGCATGGTCAAGGCGATGCGCGCCGCCGGCGTCCCGGCGGAGGTTTCGCAAACCGCAGGCACCTTCGTCTGCAACCACGTGTTTTACGGCTTGATGCACCAGCTGGCGGCGCACGCTTCCAAGGCGCGCGGCGGTTTCATCCATATCCCGTACATCCCGTCGCAGGCAGCGCGCCATCCCGGCCAGCCCAGCCTGGCGCTGGAGACGCTGGTCGAAGGTTTGCGCATCGCGCTGCAAAGCGCCATGACCTTGCAGCAGGATGTAGCCGAAGGCGGCGGCCAGCTGCATTGA
- a CDS encoding glutathione S-transferase family protein, which translates to MQDEITLYGNANSGHAYKVALMLAVGGVVHDYRNIDIDQPRDQRPEPFRSLARFGQVPLLVHNGQPYAQSDAILCHLAQHTGGFGAESASRMARVQEWLFWEANRLGMCLPQLRWARSFAPQEYPTGAVNWLQSRFDVDIARLEAELADGRAFIIDELPTVADFSLCGYLFWADAAKVTLPPHVSAWLQRISELPNWQSPTSLLGPLRS; encoded by the coding sequence ATGCAGGACGAGATCACGCTCTACGGCAACGCAAATTCGGGACACGCCTACAAGGTCGCCTTGATGCTGGCGGTCGGCGGCGTGGTCCACGATTACCGGAACATCGACATCGACCAGCCGCGCGACCAGCGGCCGGAGCCGTTCCGCAGCCTGGCCAGGTTCGGCCAGGTGCCGTTGCTGGTGCACAACGGCCAGCCTTATGCGCAATCTGACGCCATCCTTTGCCACCTGGCGCAGCACACGGGCGGCTTCGGCGCCGAATCGGCGAGCCGCATGGCGCGCGTGCAGGAATGGCTGTTCTGGGAAGCCAACCGGCTCGGCATGTGCTTGCCGCAGCTGCGCTGGGCGCGCAGCTTTGCCCCGCAGGAATACCCAACCGGCGCCGTCAACTGGCTGCAAAGCCGGTTTGACGTGGATATCGCCCGGCTGGAAGCGGAGCTGGCCGACGGCCGCGCTTTCATCATCGACGAACTGCCGACCGTGGCCGATTTTTCCCTGTGCGGCTACCTGTTCTGGGCTGATGCCGCCAAAGTCACGCTGCCGCCGCATGTCAGTGCGTGGCTGCAGCGCATCAGCGAATTGCCGAACTGGCAATCCCCGACAAGTTTACTTGGTCCCCTGAGGTCCTGA
- a CDS encoding DUF493 family protein, whose protein sequence is MSDLTKPIDPADSLIEYPSVFPIKIMGPTHDAFAETIVGVVVQHDPTFHIDKLEVRPSSKGNYTGLTANVYAVNREQLDNLYRALSSHPMVKMVL, encoded by the coding sequence ATGAGCGACCTGACCAAGCCAATCGATCCAGCCGACAGCCTGATCGAATATCCAAGCGTATTTCCCATCAAGATCATGGGACCGACCCATGACGCTTTCGCGGAAACCATCGTCGGCGTGGTGGTGCAGCATGATCCTACTTTTCATATCGACAAGCTGGAAGTGCGGCCATCGTCCAAGGGCAACTACACCGGCCTGACGGCCAACGTGTATGCCGTCAACCGCGAGCAGCTGGATAACCTGTACCGGGCCCTGTCGTCGCACCCCATGGTCAAGATGGTCCTGTAA
- a CDS encoding DUF969 domain-containing protein: MTVTELLPLIGIPIVVAGFALKFNPLLVVTVAGLATGLSVGMDIGTLLETFGEKFINSRSLAVYVLILPVIGLLESYGLKERAQDWISSMAAATSARILMLYFVLRQGLGALGLTYIGGQAQTVRPLLAPMVEGAATARYGELPLHIRDKLRAHSAACDNVAVFFGEDIFIAFGAVLLMDAFLKENGILGIEPLHLGLWAIPTAIAALVIHMFRLARLDASIARDIAAWKKTQGQEVTA; this comes from the coding sequence ATGACCGTAACAGAATTATTGCCGCTGATCGGCATACCGATAGTGGTGGCTGGTTTTGCATTGAAATTCAATCCCTTGCTGGTCGTCACCGTGGCAGGGCTGGCGACCGGCCTGTCGGTCGGCATGGATATCGGCACCTTGCTGGAAACCTTCGGCGAGAAATTCATCAACAGCCGTTCGCTGGCGGTGTATGTGCTGATCCTGCCGGTGATCGGCCTGCTTGAAAGCTACGGGCTGAAAGAACGCGCGCAAGACTGGATTTCCAGCATGGCGGCCGCTACCTCGGCGCGCATCCTGATGTTGTACTTTGTGTTGCGCCAGGGCCTGGGCGCACTCGGCCTGACCTATATCGGCGGCCAGGCGCAAACCGTGCGGCCGCTGCTGGCGCCGATGGTTGAAGGCGCCGCTACCGCGCGTTACGGCGAACTGCCGCTGCATATCCGCGACAAGCTGCGCGCGCATTCCGCCGCTTGCGACAACGTCGCCGTCTTCTTCGGCGAAGACATTTTCATCGCCTTCGGCGCGGTGCTGCTGATGGACGCCTTCCTCAAGGAAAACGGCATCCTCGGCATCGAGCCGCTGCATCTCGGCCTGTGGGCGATTCCTACCGCCATCGCTGCCCTGGTCATCCACATGTTCCGCCTGGCGCGGCTGGACGCCAGCATCGCGCGCGACATCGCCGCCTGGAAAAAAACCCAAGGACAAGAGGTGACCGCATGA
- a CDS encoding LysR family transcriptional regulator, with protein MNKPDLSELDAFACVARHRSFKKAALECGVSASALSHAMRTLETRLDVRLLNRTTRSVTPTEAGEQLLQRLGPALREISDALDQINDFRDVPRGTLRLNVPRPAARLLLAPLFARFLAAYPQIRLEVVTDDGLVDIVAGGFDAGIRFGERLAQDMIAVPLGPPVRLIVVASPMYAARRGLPQQPQDLKQHACIGRRFPSGAVYAWEFSQGGASLAVAVDGPLLLDDDDLILRAALDGIGLAYVYEAQAQESIEQGRLLRVLDAWCPPMSGFFLYYPSRRQMPVSLRLFIAMLRESGYQ; from the coding sequence ATGAACAAACCTGACCTCAGTGAACTGGACGCTTTCGCCTGCGTCGCCCGCCACCGCAGCTTCAAGAAGGCAGCGCTGGAATGCGGCGTCTCGGCATCGGCCCTGAGCCATGCCATGCGCACCCTGGAAACCCGGCTCGATGTGCGGCTGCTGAATCGCACTACGCGCAGCGTGACGCCGACGGAAGCCGGCGAGCAGCTGCTGCAGCGCCTGGGACCGGCGCTGCGCGAGATCAGCGATGCGCTGGACCAGATCAACGACTTTCGCGATGTGCCGCGCGGAACCCTGCGCCTGAACGTGCCGCGGCCGGCGGCGCGGCTGTTGCTGGCGCCGCTGTTTGCGCGTTTCCTGGCGGCTTATCCGCAGATCCGGCTGGAAGTGGTGACCGACGACGGCCTGGTCGATATCGTCGCCGGCGGTTTCGACGCCGGCATCCGTTTTGGCGAGAGACTGGCGCAGGACATGATCGCTGTGCCGCTGGGGCCGCCAGTGCGCTTGATCGTGGTGGCTTCGCCCATGTATGCAGCGCGCCGCGGCCTGCCGCAGCAGCCGCAGGACCTGAAGCAGCATGCCTGCATCGGCCGCCGTTTTCCGAGCGGCGCGGTGTATGCATGGGAGTTCAGCCAGGGCGGCGCATCGCTGGCTGTCGCGGTTGACGGCCCGCTGCTGCTGGACGACGATGACCTGATACTGCGCGCGGCGCTCGACGGCATTGGCCTTGCCTATGTCTATGAAGCACAGGCGCAGGAATCGATAGAGCAGGGCCGTTTGCTGCGCGTGCTGGATGCCTGGTGCCCGCCGATGTCGGGGTTTTTCCTCTATTATCCGAGCCGGCGCCAGATGCCGGTCAGCTTGCGCTTATTCATCGCCATGCTGCGCGAGAGCGGATATCAATGA
- a CDS encoding DUF2891 domain-containing protein, translating into MHLTLDQVSAFVRLPLRSLRHEYPNHIMHVLNDAQDAQTPRALHPVFYGCYDWHSAVHGYWLLARCARLYPALPQQDEIAQMFDDHFSAANMQQELAYFQTPGRVSFERPYGWAWIMALAQELETWQHPKAKAWLATMEPLVAEIRSRVFSYFAKLGYAIRVGTHYNSAFALKLILDFARHRNDAELDSAIVTASCRYFMGDSNYPAHYEPGGDEFLSAALTEALLMADVLEADVFVDWFAQYLPKLADIDRLMNPADVSDHSDPKIAHLNGLNLSRAWCMKRIARRLPENDPAAATLTAAARRHIEAGLPHVVSGEYAGEHWLATFAMLAMETVY; encoded by the coding sequence ATGCATCTGACTCTTGACCAGGTTTCGGCCTTCGTGCGCCTGCCCTTGCGCTCGCTGCGCCACGAATATCCCAACCACATCATGCACGTACTGAACGATGCGCAGGATGCGCAAACCCCGCGCGCCCTGCATCCGGTGTTCTACGGCTGCTACGACTGGCACTCGGCGGTGCACGGCTACTGGCTGCTGGCGCGCTGCGCCCGGCTGTATCCGGCGCTGCCGCAGCAGGACGAGATCGCGCAGATGTTCGACGACCACTTCAGCGCCGCCAACATGCAGCAGGAACTGGCGTATTTCCAGACACCTGGGCGGGTCTCTTTCGAACGTCCCTACGGCTGGGCCTGGATCATGGCGCTGGCGCAGGAACTGGAAACCTGGCAGCATCCCAAGGCCAAGGCCTGGCTGGCCACGATGGAACCGCTGGTGGCGGAAATACGCAGCCGCGTGTTCAGCTATTTTGCCAAGCTCGGTTATGCGATCCGCGTCGGCACCCATTACAACAGCGCGTTCGCCTTGAAACTGATACTCGATTTCGCGCGCCATCGCAACGATGCGGAACTGGACAGCGCCATCGTCACCGCCTCCTGCCGCTACTTCATGGGCGACAGCAATTATCCGGCGCATTACGAACCGGGCGGCGATGAATTCCTGTCGGCGGCGCTGACTGAAGCCTTGCTGATGGCAGATGTGCTGGAGGCCGATGTATTCGTCGACTGGTTCGCCCAGTACCTGCCGAAGCTGGCCGATATCGACCGCCTGATGAATCCGGCTGACGTCAGCGACCATAGCGATCCCAAGATCGCCCACCTGAACGGCTTGAACCTGAGCCGCGCCTGGTGCATGAAGCGGATTGCCCGGCGCCTGCCGGAAAACGATCCGGCCGCCGCCACGTTGACCGCGGCAGCGCGCCGCCACATTGAAGCCGGGCTGCCACATGTCGTCAGCGGCGAATATGCCGGCGAACACTGGCTGGCGACGTTTGCCATGCTGGCGATGGAAACAGTGTACTAA
- a CDS encoding DUF979 domain-containing protein — protein sequence MSALITINEIYYLIGVILMLLVGMTLRDKGNPKRLTTALFWFLFGTVFLFSDLLVASLGKPLAYRIIGVVVILISLIAGCGLLSIGTYKQRSAEQRQASANQIGNWIFLPAVLIPIVTVLCTVLLKGVSIGGLYLLDQKQLTLAALCVGCICAILAGWKLTGGTPLHAVRESRRLLDAIGWASVLPQMLAMLGGVFVAAHTGKSVQDVVSLFVNPDSRFMLVVIYCVGMALFTMIMGNAFAAFPVLTAGIALPFLIVGHHADPAPLVTIGMLAGYCGTLMTPMGANYNIVPAALLELKDKYLVIKTQIPTALTLLAANILLMYFLVFR from the coding sequence ATGAGCGCCCTCATCACCATCAACGAGATCTATTACCTGATCGGCGTCATCCTGATGCTGCTGGTCGGCATGACCTTGCGCGACAAGGGCAATCCGAAACGCCTGACCACGGCCCTGTTCTGGTTCCTGTTCGGCACGGTATTCCTGTTCAGCGACCTGCTGGTTGCTTCGCTCGGCAAACCGCTGGCGTATCGCATCATCGGCGTCGTCGTGATCCTGATTTCACTGATCGCCGGCTGCGGCCTGCTGTCGATCGGTACTTACAAACAGCGCAGCGCCGAACAGCGCCAGGCGTCGGCCAACCAGATCGGCAACTGGATTTTCCTGCCGGCGGTACTGATCCCGATCGTCACCGTGCTGTGCACCGTCTTGCTGAAAGGCGTTTCCATCGGCGGCCTCTACCTGCTTGACCAGAAACAGCTGACGCTGGCAGCGCTGTGCGTGGGCTGCATCTGCGCGATCCTGGCCGGCTGGAAACTGACCGGCGGCACGCCGCTGCATGCGGTGCGCGAATCGCGCCGCCTGCTCGACGCCATCGGCTGGGCTTCTGTCCTGCCGCAGATGCTGGCGATGCTGGGCGGCGTGTTCGTCGCCGCCCATACCGGCAAATCGGTGCAGGACGTGGTCAGCCTGTTCGTCAATCCCGACAGCCGCTTCATGCTGGTGGTGATCTACTGCGTCGGCATGGCCTTGTTCACCATGATCATGGGCAATGCCTTCGCCGCCTTCCCGGTGCTTACCGCCGGCATCGCGCTGCCGTTCCTGATCGTCGGCCACCATGCCGATCCGGCGCCGCTGGTCACCATCGGCATGCTGGCCGGTTACTGCGGCACCCTGATGACGCCGATGGGCGCCAACTACAACATCGTGCCGGCGGCGCTGCTGGAGCTGAAGGATAAATACCTGGTGATCAAGACCCAGATCCCGACCGCACTGACATTATTGGCAGCCAATATACTGCTGATGTATTTCCTCGTATTCCGCTAA
- the lipB gene encoding lipoyl(octanoyl) transferase LipB translates to MSSVQQFRSPDHPPSPQIVQRGVEPYAVSFDAMRAFTDSRSADTPDQLWIVEHPPVFTLGLGADPSHVLAPHAIPVIQTDRGGEVTYHGPGQVVIYLLLDLRRRRPAARLFVREFVQGIEQAVIDTLAAYNLAGERKAGAPGIYIADGAWQGAKIAALGLKVRGSGCTYHGVSLNVSMDLEPFSWINPCGYEGLATVDMKTLGVDIALSEMQLALAHKLIDRFN, encoded by the coding sequence ATGTCCAGTGTGCAGCAGTTCCGTTCCCCCGATCATCCGCCCAGCCCCCAGATTGTCCAGCGCGGCGTTGAGCCGTACGCCGTCAGTTTTGACGCAATGCGCGCATTCACAGATTCTCGTTCCGCAGATACCCCGGATCAGCTCTGGATTGTCGAGCATCCTCCGGTGTTTACGCTGGGTTTGGGCGCCGATCCGAGCCATGTGCTGGCGCCGCATGCGATCCCGGTGATACAGACCGACCGCGGCGGCGAAGTGACCTATCACGGACCAGGGCAGGTGGTGATTTACCTGCTGCTGGATCTGCGCCGCCGGCGTCCCGCCGCCCGCCTGTTCGTGCGGGAATTCGTGCAGGGCATCGAGCAGGCGGTGATCGACACGCTGGCAGCGTATAATCTGGCCGGTGAACGCAAGGCCGGCGCGCCCGGGATTTATATTGCCGACGGCGCCTGGCAAGGTGCAAAGATTGCCGCCCTTGGCTTGAAAGTAAGAGGCAGCGGCTGCACTTACCACGGTGTGTCGCTCAATGTCAGCATGGACCTGGAGCCTTTTTCCTGGATCAACCCGTGCGGCTACGAAGGCCTCGCCACCGTCGATATGAAAACACTGGGCGTTGATATAGCTCTCTCTGAGATGCAGTTAGCGCTTGCTCACAAACTGATTGACCGTTTTAACTGA
- the gcvA gene encoding transcriptional regulator GcvA produces the protein MADLRKLPNLSALRAFEAAARNDSFSRAAEEIFVTPGAISHQIRALEQELGIMLFSRHGKRITITEQGQRFAAVIRKSLNEIAFAAEALKMDAKQKRLTISALPSFAARWLAPRLWKFIDLHPDTEVVLQSSNHLNDLEREPIDVGLRYGLGHYPGLVVEKLMDDFYYPVASPNYRGGKLPKTPQELEQCSLLRMDTESSWLPWFEAAGVDLVEPTGGLLIEDASMLLRSASDGLGIALTRHAIALQEIASGELVRLFDVVARCPLSYYFACTKEAMSKPQVQAFHRWLLDEVKAFKAQSEWPGEPGP, from the coding sequence ATGGCCGATCTCAGAAAACTGCCGAATCTCTCCGCCCTGCGCGCCTTCGAGGCAGCCGCGCGCAATGACAGCTTCTCGCGCGCCGCCGAGGAAATCTTTGTGACGCCGGGCGCGATCAGCCACCAGATCCGGGCCCTGGAGCAGGAACTGGGCATCATGTTGTTCAGCCGCCACGGCAAGCGCATCACGATCACCGAACAGGGCCAGCGTTTTGCCGCCGTCATCCGCAAATCCCTGAATGAAATCGCGTTTGCGGCCGAAGCCCTGAAAATGGACGCCAAGCAGAAGCGGCTGACGATTTCCGCCCTACCCTCGTTTGCCGCGCGCTGGCTGGCGCCGCGCTTGTGGAAATTCATCGACCTGCACCCGGATACCGAAGTAGTGCTGCAATCGAGCAACCACCTCAACGACCTCGAGCGCGAACCTATCGATGTCGGCCTGCGTTACGGCCTGGGCCATTACCCGGGGCTGGTGGTGGAAAAACTGATGGACGATTTTTATTATCCGGTGGCCAGTCCGAACTACCGAGGGGGCAAGCTGCCGAAAACGCCGCAGGAGCTGGAGCAGTGCAGCCTGCTGCGGATGGATACCGAGTCGTCCTGGCTGCCGTGGTTCGAGGCGGCGGGAGTCGACCTGGTGGAGCCTACCGGTGGCTTGCTGATCGAGGATGCTTCGATGCTGCTGCGCTCGGCGTCGGATGGCTTGGGGATTGCGTTGACCCGGCACGCGATTGCGCTGCAGGAGATTGCTTCGGGGGAGCTGGTGCGCTTGTTCGACGTCGTCGCGCGCTGTCCGCTATCGTATTATTTCGCCTGTACCAAGGAGGCAATGAGCAAGCCGCAGGTGCAGGCTTTCCATCGCTGGCTGCTGGACGAGGTGAAGGCTTTCAAGGCGCAAAGCGAATGGCCCGGAGAGCCCGGGCCATAA
- a CDS encoding DUF2917 domain-containing protein, with the protein MRKLLANESLSIGAGQAMSVTAPVAQTLQIMQGHVWVTVAGHGDDYWLHAGQFLNVAADSHVVIEAIKGNSVVQVQRQSTRLPASSARAGLGKPLGARPVAC; encoded by the coding sequence ATGAGAAAATTATTAGCTAACGAATCACTGTCGATAGGCGCCGGCCAAGCCATGTCGGTCACTGCACCGGTGGCCCAGACCCTGCAGATCATGCAAGGCCACGTATGGGTGACGGTGGCTGGCCACGGCGACGACTATTGGCTGCATGCCGGACAGTTCCTCAACGTTGCCGCCGACAGCCATGTCGTTATCGAAGCCATCAAGGGCAACAGCGTGGTGCAGGTCCAGCGGCAATCGACTCGCCTGCCGGCTTCGAGCGCACGCGCCGGCCTCGGCAAGCCGCTAGGCGCCCGTCCTGTAGCCTGCTGA
- a CDS encoding SH3 domain-containing protein has product MIRIRLLPLLAVACFSMPVAAIAQQQAFTSKNVNLRAGPARDYPLVAQLRPGTPVTVAGCINGYSWCDVSLPDGNRGWVYAQNLNYPYQGSQVPLITYGSAIGLPIIAFTIGTYWGQNYRGRPWYGQQSHWAHRPIRPRPPIVVRPPPRPKPPGVFPQRPHRPGVGNGNRPPVGGARPPGNGVRPPGAKPPGAGGRPTQGSNRPGQNRPQPR; this is encoded by the coding sequence ATGATTCGCATCCGTCTGTTACCGCTGCTTGCAGTCGCTTGCTTCAGCATGCCCGTTGCGGCAATCGCCCAGCAGCAGGCGTTCACCAGCAAGAACGTCAACCTGCGCGCCGGACCGGCGCGCGACTATCCGCTGGTGGCCCAGCTGCGGCCCGGCACCCCGGTAACGGTAGCCGGCTGCATCAACGGCTATAGCTGGTGCGATGTGTCGCTGCCAGACGGCAACCGCGGCTGGGTGTATGCGCAGAACCTGAACTATCCCTACCAGGGCAGCCAGGTGCCCCTGATCACATACGGCAGCGCCATCGGACTGCCGATCATCGCTTTCACCATCGGCACCTACTGGGGACAGAATTATCGCGGGCGTCCTTGGTACGGGCAGCAGTCGCACTGGGCGCATCGCCCGATCCGGCCGCGGCCGCCGATAGTCGTGCGGCCGCCGCCAAGGCCAAAGCCGCCCGGTGTATTTCCGCAACGACCGCATCGGCCAGGAGTGGGAAATGGCAATCGTCCGCCGGTAGGCGGCGCCAGGCCGCCAGGTAACGGAGTCCGGCCGCCAGGCGCCAAGCCTCCGGGCGCTGGCGGACGACCGACGCAGGGCAGCAACCGGCCGGGCCAAAACAGGCCGCAGCCACGTTGA